The proteins below are encoded in one region of Saccopteryx leptura isolate mSacLep1 chromosome 1, mSacLep1_pri_phased_curated, whole genome shotgun sequence:
- the SYDE1 gene encoding rho GTPase-activating protein SYDE1: MAEPLLRKTFSRLRGREKLPRKKSDAKERGHPAQRPEPSPSEPEPQALEGSHAGTEGPPSPETSRSPSRGAYLQSLEPSSRRWVLGGAKPPEEAALGPGTPGSREPAGDIWYNPIPEEDPRPLAPELPELQPGLAELEGLAPQGVAPASSPTKASRTKSPGPARRLSMKMKKLPDLRRRLSLRGTRAGRERERAAPAGSVISRYHLDSSVETPVRVAVAGGARGLRAGYLSDGDSLERPAGPLSPTAFQPYEVGPSAQVPPAALWGRLSLHLYGLGGLRPAPGATPRDLCCLLQVDGVARARTGPLRGGPDFLRLDHTFHLELEAARLLRALVLVWDPCVRRHRPCAQGTVLLPAVFQGCQAQQLAVRLEPQGLLYAKLTLSEQREAPDTAEPCVFGLPLRLLVEREQPPGQVPLIIQKCVGQIEHRGLRVVGLYRLCGSAAVKKELRDAFERDSAAVCLSEDLYPDINVITGILKDYLRELPTPLITQPLYQVVLEAMARGPPNRAPPSTEGTRGLLSCLPDVERATLTLLLDHLRLVSSFHAHNRMTAQNLAVCFGPVLLPARQDPSRHCSRSSGPGLADTVDFKRHIEVLHYLLQAWPDPCRSPEAPDLAPYLRPKQQPPLHLPLAAPEVVTRPRDRGGPESPPSNRYAGDWSVCGRDFLPCGRDFLSGPDYDHVTGSDSEEEDEEAGEPTGATDFEDDFEAPFNPHLNLKDFDALILDLERELSKQINVCL, encoded by the exons ATGGCCGAGCCACTGCTCAGGAAAACCTTCTCCCGCCTGCGGGGCCGGGAGAAACTTCCCCGGAAAAAGTCGGACGCGAAGGAGCGCG GCCATCCAGCCCAACGTCCAGAGCCCAGCCCTTCAGAGCCAGAGCCCCAGGCCCTCGAAGGGTCCCATGCTGGAACAGAGGGTCCCCCCAGCCCTGAGACATCTCGAAGTCCCTCCCGAGGAGCCTACCTGCAGAGCCTGGAGCCTAGCAGCCGCAGATGGGTACTGGGTGGGGCCAAGCCACCAGAGGAGGCTGCTTTGGGGCCTGGGACACCCGGCAGTAGGGAGCCTGCAGGCGATATCTGGTACAATCCCATCCCTGAGGAGGACCCCAGACCCCTGGCACCTGAGCTCCCAGAGTTACAGCCAGGCTTGGCTGAGCTAGAGGGCCTGGCCCCACAAG GCGTGGCCCCTGCCAGCTCCCCAACCAAAGCCTCTCGAACCAAGTCCCCAGGCCCCGCCAGGCGTCTctctatgaaaatgaaaaagctgCCAGACCTCCGCCGCCGCCTGAGCCTGCGGGGCACCAGGGCTGGTCGTGAGCGTGAAAGGGCCGCCCCTGCTGGCTCTGTCATCAGCCGTTACCACTTGGACAGCAGTGTAGAGACCCCTGTGCGGGTAGCAGTGGCTGGGGGTGCTCGGGGCCTGCGGGCCGGGTACCTCAGTGATGGTGATTCACTGGAGCGCCCAGCAGGGCCCTTGTCGCCTACAGCCTTCCAGCCTTATGAGGTGGGCCCATCAGCCCAAGTACCCCCAGCCGCACTCTGGGGCCGCCTCAGCCTGCACCTGTATGGGCTAGGGGGGCTGCGGCCTGCGCCCGGGGCCACCCCGAGAGACCTCTGCTGCCTGCTGCAGGTGGATGGGGTGGCCAGGGCCCGCACTGGGCCACTACGTGGAGGGCCAGACTTCCTGCGGCTGGACCACACCTTCCACCTAGAACTCGAGGCTGCCCGGCTGCTGCGAGCCCTGGTGCTAGTGTGGGACCCTTGTGTGCGGCGGCACCGGCCCTGTGCCCAGGGCACTGTGCTGCTGCCTGCGGTTTTCCAAG GGTGCCAGGCCCAGCAGCTGGCTGTGCGCCTGGAGCCCCAGGGGCTGCTGTATGCCAAGCTGACACTGTCTGAGCAGCGGGAAGCACCGGACACAGCTGAGCCCTGTGTCTTTGGGCTGCCCCTGCGGCTGCTGGTGGAGCGGGAGCAGCCCCCAGGCCAGGTGCCCCTCATCATTCAGAAGTGTGTTGGGCAGATCGAGCACCGAGGGCTGCGG GTAGTGGGGCTATACCGTTTATGTGGCTCAGCAGCTGTGAAGAAAGAGCTTCGGGATGCCTTTGAGCGGGACAGTGCAGCTGTCTGCCTCTCCGAGGACCTGTACCCTGATATCAATGTCATCACTG GCATCCTCAAGGATTATCTTCGGGAGTTGCCCACCCCACTCATCACCCAGCCCCTCTATCAAGTGGTGCTGGAGGCTATGGCCCGAGGGCCCCCAAACAGGGCTCCCCCCAGCACTGAGGGTACCCGTGGACTCCTCAGCTGCCTGCCAGATGTGGAGAGG GCCACGCTGACACTTCTCCTGGACCACTTGCGCCTCGTCTCCTCCTTCCACGCCCACAACCGTATGACCGCGCAGAACTTGGCCGTGTGCTTCGGTCCTGTGCTGCTGCCGGCGCGCCAGGATCCCAGCAGGCACTGCAGTCGCAGCTCTGGCCCCGGCCTTGCCGACACAGTGGACTTCAAGCGCCACATCGAAGTTCTGCACTATCTGCTGCAGGCCTGGCCAG ATCCCTGCAGGTCCCCAGAGGCGCCGGACCTCGCCCCGTACCTGCGGCCCAAACAACAGCCGCCGCTGCATTTGCCGCTGGCGGCTCCCGAAGTAGTGACTCGGCCCCGCGACCGAGGTGGTCCCGAGAGCCCCCCAAGCAACCGCTATGCCGGCGACTGGAGCGTTTGCGGAAGGGACTTTTTACCCTGTGGGCGGGACTTCCTGTCCGGGCCAGACTACGACCACGTGACGGGTAGCGACAGTGAAGAGGAGGACGAAGAGGCCGGCGAGCCGACCGGTGCAACGGACTTCGAGGATGACTTTGAGGCGCCCTTCAACCCGCACTTGAACCTCAAAGACTTTGATGCCCTCATCCTGGACCTCGAGAGAGAACTTTCCAAGCAGATCAACGTGTGCCTCTGA
- the ILVBL gene encoding 2-hydroxyacyl-CoA lyase 2, whose product METSATPEGGFFPSFLLLASGTLVATVLGAAYRLGLLYRLMHKVDKASIRHGGESVAAVLKAHGVRFLFTLVGGHISPLLVACEKLGIRVVDTRHEVTAVFAADAVARLTGTVGVVAVTAGPGLTNTVTAVKNAQIAQSAVLLLGGAASTLLQNRGALQAIDQMSLFQPLCKFCASVRRVRDIIPILRTAMAAAQSGTPGPVFVELPIDVLYPYFMVQKEMVPAKPPKGLMGRGVSWYLENYLANLFAGAWEPQPEGPLPLDIPQASSQQVQRCVEILSRAKRPILLLGSQALLPPTPADKLRAAVETLGVPCFLGGMARGLLGRNHPLHIRQNRSATLKKADVVLLAGIVCDFRLSYGRVLSRSSKIIVVNRNRKEMLINSDMFWKPQEAVQGDVGSFMVKLVEGLQGQTWASDWAEELRQADRQKEQSFREKAMMPVAQHLNPVRVLQLVEETLSVNSILVVDGGDFVGTAAHLVQPRGPLCWLDPGAFGTLGVGAGFALGAKLCRPDAEVWCLFGDGAFGYSLIEFDTFVRHKIPVMALIGNDAGWTQISREQVPSLGSNVACGLAYTDYHKAAMGLGAQGLLLSRENEHQVVKVLRDAQQHCQDGHPVVVNILIGRTDFRDGSIAV is encoded by the exons GTGGACAAGGCAAGCATCCGGCATGGTGGGGAGAGTGTGGCGGctgtgctgaaggcccacggtgtGCGCTTCCTCTTCACACTGGTTGGTGGGCATATTTCCCCGCTGCTGGTGGCCTGTGAAAAGCTGGGCATCCGTGTGGTGGACACGCGCCATGAAGTTACAGCTGTATTTGCTGCTGATGCCGTTGCCCGCCTTACGG GGACGGTGGGCGTGGTGGCAGTGACAGCGGGCCCCGGCCTCACCAACACAGTGACAGCAGTGAAGAATGCCCAGATAGCCCAGTCTGCAGTCCTTCTTCTGGGTGGGGCCGCCAGTACTCTGCTGCAG AACCGGGGTGCACTCCAGGCCATCGATCAGATGTCTTTGTTCCAGCCACTCTGCAAGTTCTGTGCTTCTGTGCGAAGGGTGCGGGACATCATACCCATTCTAAGGACTGCAATGGCTGCTGCCCAGTCGGGCACCCCAG GCCCAGTGTTTGTGGAGCTACCCATCGATGTGTTGTACCCCTACTTCATGGTCCAGAAGGAGATGGTGCCGGCCAAGCCACCCAAGGGCCTTATGGGTCGAGGAGTCTCTTG gTACTTGGAGAATTACCTGGCCAACCTCTTTGCAGGAGCCTGGGAGCCTCAGCCTGAGGGGCCCCTTCCTCTGGACATCCCCCAGGCATCCTCCCAGCAG GTTCAACGATGTGTGGAGATCTTGAGCCGGGCCAAAAGGCCCATTTTGCTCCTGGGGAGCCAGGCCCTGCTGCCGCCGACTCCCGCCGACAAGCTTCG GGCTGCTGTGGAGACCCTGGGTGTCCCCTGCTTTCTGGGCGGGATGGCACGGGGGCTGCTGGGCCGAAACCACCCTCTCCACATCCGGCAGAACCGCAGCGCCACCTTGAAGAAGGCGGACGTTGTCCTCCTTGCAG gAATTGTATGTGACTTCCGCCTGTCCTATGGCCGTGTTCTCAGCCGAAGCAGTAAGATCATTGTTGTCAACCGTAACCGGAAAGAGATGTTGATCAACTCAGACATGTTCTGGAAGCCCCAGGAAGCCGTGCAGG gaGACGTGGGTTCCTTCATGGTGAAGCTGGTGGAGGGCCTTCAGGGCCAGACATGGGCTTCAGACTGGGCAGAGGAGCTTCGGCAAGCTGATCGGCAGAAGGAGCAGTCCTTCCG GGAGAAGGCAATGATGCCTGTAGCCCAACACCTGAACCCGGTGCGGGTGCTGCAGCTGGTGGAGGAAACTTTGTCTGTCAACTCGATTCTGGTGGTGGATGGCGGGGACTTTGTGGGTACTGCTGCCCACCTGGTACAGCCACGTGGCCCCCTGTGCTGGCTTGATCCTG GGGCCTTCGGGACTCTGGGGGTTGGCGCAGGATTTGCACTTGGGGCTAAACTGTGCCGGCCGGATGCTGAG GTCTGGTGCCTGTTTGGGGATGGAGCGTTTGGGTACAGCCTCATTGAATTTGACACCTTTGTCAGACACAAG ATCCCAGTGATGGCCTTGATAGGGAATGATGCTGGCTGGACCCAGATTTCTCGGGAGCAGGTGCCCTCTTTGGGCAGCAATGTGGCCTGTGGTCTGGCCTATACTG ATTATCACAAAGCAGCCATGGGTCTGGGGGCCCAGGGCTTGCTGCTCTCACGGGAGAATGAGCATCAGGTGGTCAAGGTGCTTCGTGATGCCCAGCAGCATTGCCAAGATGGCCACCCGGTTGTCGTTAACATCCTCATTGGGAGGACGGACTTCCGTGACGGTTCCATTGCTGTATAG